The Arachidicoccus terrestris genome includes the window CGTTGAAGCGCTATTAAAACTCAACCAGATCAAGGGTCTGCTCAAATAAATTAATTGGAATATATTCACGTAAACAAGCGAAGATGATAAAATATACCACGGGTTTTGTTGATAAATTGGAAGATATATTACAGGAATCCAAATATACGGTTCGCTATGAAAGAGGAAATTTTCAGAGTGGATGGTGTCTGTTGGATCATAAAAGAGTGGTTGTCTTAAACAAATTCCTGAATACAGAAGGCCGTGTCAACACGTTGGTTGATCTTATTCCGCAACTGAAGATTGATTACGATAAACTGACGCTGAGCTCGCAGAAACTCTATGAATTTCTGACGGAAAACAGACTGGAACAGTCAGGCGGGGAAAGCCAGATCAACGATGAGCCGGCAGTGGTAGAGGGGAGTGAAAATGAGAATCCGGAAATAGTGACGGATGCCCCAGATGATGCGCAAAAGCAGCTGGATGATCAGGTACAGGAACAGGATATTGATCATGAAGCGGATGAACAGAGCAATAATGAACCGACAGAGAATTAATGAATTTTTTTTAATAGATAAACCGGCACCATATGAATTTAATAGGAAATATTATCTGGCTGATCTTCGGCGGTCTGATCGTTGCGTTGGAGTATATGATCGGTGGAATTATTCTATGCCTGACTGTGATCGGGATCCCTTTTGGTATCCAGAATTTTAAAATCGGTATGGCGACACTCGCCCCATTTGGTCTGAAGATTGTAGACCGGGCTGCACAAAAAGGCCAGGCCCCCGGTTGTCTGACCACTGCCCTGAATATTCTCTGGATTTTCTGTGGAGGTATCTGGATCGCGTTAACGCATCTGGTTTTTGGGTTGGTCCTGTGTATAACAATTATTGGCATACCCTTTGGTAAACAGCATTTTAAGTTAATGGGACTATGTCTGATGCCTTTTGGAAAGGCGCTTGTCTAGTTACGCTGCCTGCTCTGCTCATACAATTGTCAACCTTACTTTTTTTATGAAGCGAACACCTCCCGGTACGCTTTATTAGTTTATTTGCTATTTTTGAAGGGGTAAAGGCCGCTGATGCATTGCGCCCGGCCCAATCAATATTCACCACAGATCCCTCTGCAAAAAACAACGGTCTATCCTGAATAGCTGTTGATGATACGCCAGAGGTATCTGAACTAATGACAAGATTTAAGATTATATATCCATGAAAAAAAGTCTACAGATGCTATCCGGCATCGGCCTTCTGCTGGCAACTGCCATCACGTCCCAGGCTCAAAGTACACGTGTCTCTTTTGACAATGATTGGCAGATTCAGCTGGATACAGCGAATGTCTATGATCCGGTTAAACTTGCCGGACAACCCTGGAAGACGGTACAGTTACCTCATGACTGGAGCATCGAACAACCCTTTGACCCGTATAGCCCCAGCGGAAACGGCGGTGCGGCGCTAAGAGGAGGTACCGCTATGTATAAGAAAGAATTTACTGTGCCTGCTTCAGATAAAGGGAAACATCTTTTTATTGATTTTGATGGCGTCTATATGAATAGCACCGTTTGGATCAATGGCCATGAGCTGGGTACGCGCCCCAACGGCTATATATCATTTCAGTATGAGCTCACACCCTATCTGAAATTTGGGGCCAAAAATGAAATAAAGGTGTTGGTCCATAACCACCAGCCCAACTCCCGGTGGTACAGCGGGAGTGGCATATACCGGAATGTGTGGCTGGAGAAAAAGGGTAATGTCTATGTAGATCAATACGGGACCTATATTACGACACCACAGGTCTCTGCAAGGCAGGCCACGCTGAATGTACAGGTCAAAGTGAAGAATACTTTGAATAGAACCGTTCCGGTGGAAGTCAAGACTGTGATATTCGATGATGAGAAAAGAGTGGTGAAAATACTGACAGATCAGTTTTCGCTAAAGGCGGATCAGATGCTGGAGAGGAGCAAAGAGACGGCCATCGCTGCTCCAAAATTATGGAACCTGGCATTTCCGCATCTCTATAAAGCGGTGACCGAGATATATCTGAAGGGCAGGAAGGAAGATACTTATACTACTACTTTTGGTATCAGAAGTTTCCATTTTGACAGGGAGAAAGGTTTTTATCTGAATGGCAAATCTGTTAAGATCATAGGTGTTTGCATGCACCATGATCTGGGTGCTTTGGGAACCGCGGTGAATTACCGCGCCATGGAGCGACAGTTGCAGATTCTGAAAGATATGGGGATAAACGGGATCAGGACCTCTCATAATCCGCCTGCTCCGGAATGGCTGGAACTTTGTGATAAGATGGGATTCATTGTGATGGATGAGGCCTTTGACATGTGGAAGTGGAAAAAGAATGTCTATGACTACCATTTATATTGGGATCAATGGCATCACAAAGATCTGGTAGATCAGGTACTCCGGGACCGTAATCATCCCAGCGTTTTTATGTGGAGCATCGGTAATGAAATTCCCGAACAGGGAGGAGGAGACAAAGACACTTTGGGCCGGGCCATTACCAGGGAACTGACGGCTATTGTGGACAGCCTGGATCATCACCCCACGACCTCGGCGATGAATGATCCTCGCCATGATAATAATATAGCGGGTACGGGCGCTTTAGGGCTGATTGGGGTTAACTACCATCATCAGGGCTGGGCTAAATTGCCTGAGGAGTTCCCCGGACAGAAATTTATTCTAACGGAAACCGTGTCTTCCCTGCAATCCAGGGGAGAGTATCTGATGCCCTCTGATTCTATCAGGCGTTGGTCCGGCTTTAGCAAAGAAAAAAATGGTGGAACACCTGAGTATACTTGCTCCGCCTATGATAACAGCTCGGCGCCCTGGGGCTCGACTCATGAAGAAACTTTGAAACCCTTGCTTAAATATCCTTATTTAAGCGGCATGTATATCTGGACAGGATTTGACTATCTGGGAGAACCAACACCTTATCCTTTCCCGGCCAGAAGCTCCTATTTTGGAATCGTGGATCTGGCCGGATTCCCGAAAGATGTTTACTATCTGTACCAGAGTCTTTTTACGGATAAAGATGTATTACATATCTTCCCACACTGGAACTGGCAACCGGGGCAGAAGATTGATATCTGGGCGTACTATAATCATGCTGATGAAGTTGAATTATTGCTCAATGGAAAATCCCTGGGTACTCGTAAAAAGACGGGAGATGCGCTACATGTTCAGTGGGATAGCATTGCCTATGTGCCCGGTACATTAAAGGCGATTTCCAGAAAGAACGGTAAGGTTGTAAAAGTAACAGAGGTCCATACTGCGGGTGCCGCGTATAAGCTGATCGCAACTGCGGACCGGTCCCGTATCGATGCAGATGGTCATGACCTGTCTTTTGTAAAAATACAGGTCGTCGATCAGAAGGGTAATCTGGTGCCCGATGCGGATCATCTGCTGCATTTCACCTTAAACGGTGACGGTGAGATTGCCGCTTTGGATAATGGCAATGAAACCGATCTGACACCCTTCTCCGATAAAGAAGCCCGTAAAGCCTATAACGGCCTTGCCCTTGCTATCGTTAAGGCACATACCCATAAAAGCAAATTAACACTTACGGTTACTGGGGAAGGGTTACAGCCGGCTACCGTTGAAATAGATGTACAATAATAGATACGCTTTGGAATAAACAGCGATAAAGACGCCCTTTGGAAAAATGCATGTGTCACTGCAAATTTTTAAAGGGTGTCTTTATTTATCGATATGGCATCTATATTTATTGAATAGATCAGTGCAGCTAAATAATTGTTCTAATCCAACCGATATATGAATTCCTGTATTTCAGCTTGCCGGGCATTGGCATATCCCGTGTCACTCCCTATCTGTTTGAAGCCGTTATGCTGTAATACTTTCTGTGAACCGATATTGTCAAAAGCGGTTCTGCCATAGATGGGGCGTATTTTTTCAAGCGCCAAAAACCGTTCGAGTGCCCGGGTCGCGATACCTTTGCCCCAATATTTTCTATCGATCCAGTAAGTGATTTCTGCATGGCCTTCCATTTCAAATTTGGAGATGCTGCCAATAATATTGTCGTCAATAAAGATCGTCTGCATATTAATGGTTGGGTCAATCAATAATTTTGTATACTTTTCCATATAAGCAGCCTTATCCGTATGGTCTTTGGGCATAAATGCCGCCATTTTGCCGGCCGCGTCATCTAACTGGAAAACAAAAAAGCGGTTCAGGTCTTCCTGCCTGGAAGGGTGTAATTGTATAGAAGGGATTATCATAGCCGCTTAATTTGAATAGGTTAATCTGGATAGCCAGATTCAAATGTAATCTTTTTACCGGATCTTTTCAAGCAGAGGGATTCAAAGGCAAAGCCGATCCATGACAGGAATGTGGAGGATTGGTGCAGCCGCTGCCAGGTTTCCAATCCTAAATCTTTATTTGGGAGATGAATTCGAGATAAAATTTTGTGTATTCACCAGACAGCCTATACGTTTTTTATTGTTCTCATAATAGCGATAGGAACTGACAAAGCCTGATTCTGTTTCGTGATATCTTCCCATCATTTTAGCCGTATTTCTGTTTTATAATTCGCTAAAACTGTATAAAAAAATGAATTTTGGCGGGATTATTAGGAGGGTCGCTTTCTATTGAAATTTGGGCTGTTATGCAAAAGGTTAGACCGTACTGGCTACAGTCTTCTTTTCCAGTGCCTGGTCCAAAAATGCGGGTAATATTATTTTTTGCGTCAGCAGGATTTTATCCGGATCGTCGAGTTTATCCAGCATGTCCCAGTATTTTGCTTCTCCGTGTTCTTCAATAACACGGGCTTTATTGATGTCTTTCAGTAAATGATCCCGCATACTGATGGCATCGGCTTCCGGATGGAATTGGGTGCCGATCATTTCAGGAGAGAAACGCACGGCCATGATGGCTCTTTCCAGAGGTATATGCGGTCTTTCCTTTTCTAGGGCGAGCACTGTAGCGCCCATGGAGTTTAACTGGTTAAAATCGGGTTGTATTACCTGATAGTCTCTACTGTCAACCGCGTAAAAAGGTTCGGGTAACAGCTCGAAGAGGGGCTCATGTAAACCACCCCAGATTTTGTGCATCGGAAAGACGCCGAAAGAGGTGGATTTCCTTTTGCAGACTTTGCCAATCTTGAAGAAGCGACAGGCCAGCTGGAATGAATGGCAAATAAAAAAGACATGTTTTTTCTGCTCCTCTGCCGCCTGGGTATTAAAATAATAGAGCTGGTTGATCAGGTCAAAGTATTTATGCTCCCACTGCCAGCCTTCTTCGTCAAAAGGAGATCCCGGACCGCCACTGGAGATGTAAATATCAAAGGAGCTATCTGGCACCTCATCTTTTTGACGAACATCAAATACCGTTATATCAAAGGGTAGCTGATGTTCATTCTGGTATTGCTGCAGGATATTTAATATACAGCGAAGTCCCTGGTTGGGGACGCCGTTATTTAAATCCAGCACTGCAATATTGATTTTAGTGGTCTGAGTTGCCTGCATTAACATCCCGCAAAGGTACGAAAATTAAATTTTTCAGGTGTTCAGCTGCGCCAGTTGAGCAAACGTTGTTTTACAACTTTCTTTTTACCAGTAGGGTATAAATTATTTCAAAAACTCATCCGTTACAAATTTAACGACATCTTCTAAGCGGCCGGTCTGTTGAAAAATGTTGAGTTGTTTATCGGCTCCGGTTCCTTCTCTCAGTATTTTTTCCACGTCTGCTATGGCCTTGCGGCTGCCCAGTTCATCTACTACATCGTCAATGAATTCCAGGAGCTCGCCGATCAGCAGTCTTACAGGGACTTCTACTTCCTTTCCAAAATCGATTAAGAGACCGTCCAATCCGTACCTGGAGGCACGCCATTTATTCTCATTGATCAAAAAGCGTTTATAGATCATGTAATTCATGTTCTGGGTACGCAACTTATAGAGCTTGGCACAAACGGCCTGAAACAGTGCGGCCAGAGATATGCACTCATCAGTGGTCAGTGCGACATCACATACCCTGAACTCAATGGTATTGTAGACAGGGTGTACCCTCAAATCCCACCAGATCTTTTTGGCATTATCAATACAATTGGTTTTGACCAACACTTTGATATAATTGTCGTACTCCTCAATGGACTCAAAGAAATCCGGGATCCCTGTTCTGGGAAACTTATCAAAGACTTTCGACCGGTAAGATTTGAAACCGGTATTTCTGCCTTCCCAGAATGGTGAGTTGGTTGAAAGAGCATAGATATGTGGTAAAAAATAACGTACGGAGTTAGCGATATGGATCGCCATTTCCCGGGATTCTATACCGATATGTACATGCATCCCGAAAATGAGATTAGATCTGGCGGCGTCCTGCATCTCATTGACGATTTCGTGGTAGCGTGGATTCTCTGTAATAGACTGTTTGTGCCATAAAGAGAAGGGGTGGGTGCCGGATGCGCCGGCCAGCAGCTGCTCTGAGGCTGCGATGCCTGCAATAGTGGTTCTTAGCTGGCGGATATCCTGTCTGGCTTCTTCAACATTTTTACAGATAGAGGTGCCGACCTCGACCACGGCCTGGTGCATCTCAGCTTTTACTTTGCCTTCCAGTGCCAGTTCTGTCTTTTCAACAATCCTGTTCTGATGACTTTTGAGTTCAAAAGTCTGAGGGTCTATGATCATATACTCCTCTTCAATCCCGATGGTAAATTGCGCTAAGTTCATGTTTGGGTTGATTGAAAAACGGCTTTTAAGATATCAAAGGTTCTTTGCTGATAACCCGACGAAGGTACTTACCCCAGGTGAGATTATCTATACCCTCTTTAAAGTCTTCGGCTTTTTCAATGGCAAAGCGTGCCATGTGCGCGACGACCCATTCAAAATTTTCTTCCCCTACTGAGTTTTTATCGGCGTCTGGTGCGGGGTTACAGAAGTCAATCGCATAGGGTATGCCGTCCCTTACTGCAAATTCTACAGTATTAAAATCATAGCCTAAATACTGATTGATCTTGAGGACATCGTTTTCCATTCGCCGCAGTAATTCCGGGCTGGGGTCAAAATCCGCCTGATAGCGCAAGTGGGCCGGATTTCTAGGATCGTAGCCCATGGTCTTTACATACTTGCCGCCAACGCAGTAGCAACGATAATACTCTTCAAATAAGATCTCTTCCTGTAGAAGCATGACCAGCCGGCTGGTATCTTTATGTACTTCAAAAAAGTGATCCGTATTTTCTACACGATAGACGGACTTCCAGCCGCCACCGGCAAAGGGCTTCATATAGGCCGGAAAGCCTACATAACCGAATATACTGTCCCAATCCAGCGGGTAGGCCAGATTCCGGAAAGATTCTTTTGTGGTATCCTCCGGCAACTCAAAGGAGGGAAGTATGGCCGTTCTGGGCAGGGCAATGTCAATTTTCTCTGCCAGACAGTTATTAAAGAACTTCTCGTCAGCGCTCCACCAGAACGGATTATTGATCACTGCAGTTCCCTGTAAGGCTGCATTCTTGACAAATGCCCGGTAGAAGGGGACATCATGAGAGATCCGGTCCACAATAACATGATAGGTTGTGGGCATTCCCTGGAATACTTTGTCGATCAGTACCGCTTCCGCCTGATAGGCTCCTTGTCCGATATCATTGATCCGCTGAATAAAGGCCTGGGGAAAGCTATTCTCCTGACCAAAGAGGATACCGATTTTTTTTGTGTCATTCATGTAGTCGTTTTTAGGATAGAAGAGCGGTTAAAGTGTTATGGATATATAATGGGGAAACATCTGCTTCCAAACAGGCCAGTCATGTGGTTGATCACCCCGGATATCCAGCCAGTGAAGCATTTTTTTGTTTTCTAATATACCGGCCATTCGCTGGTTTTGTTCCAGACAGATATCTGACCAGGTGGTTCCCAGAATCACCCGCTGTGCCCATAATTCGGGCCGGTTGTCATCCCTTAAGAAGGCCATGGGATTATTATAATAGATCGTGTCATTTTCAAATCCATCGGTATGACTGGCGATGTCGAAAATACCGCTCATGCTGATCACGGTGTCGGTGATATCAGGATGCCTGAACCCGAAGTTGGCAGCATGATAACCACCAAAGCTGCATCCTGCGGTGATCACCTGTTTTCTGCCTGTCTCTGCTGTTGCTCTGCTGTAGACTTCCTCCAGGATAAATTGATCGTATTTTTGTTGTTCTATTGCTCTGTCTGCCGGGTGAAGGTCCTTGTCATACCATGATCGGTGATCGATATTACCAGGACAATACACAGTTATGTCGCCATTATCGATAAACCACTGAACGCTTCCGATCAGACCCCGGTCCTTGGCCTCATAATACCTGCCCATGGAAGTGGCAAATAATATCACAGGCCGCCCTGCGTAGCCAAATACAAGCAGTTCAGCCTCCTCCTGCAAGTTGGGAGAGTACCATTTATGATAGGCTTCTTTCACGTTTTTGTTTTTCTGACGGGCTTGTTTTTGATGCGCCAAGTCCTCCCTACTAAGATACGAAAAGTTCAAACCCAACAATCAAAAGTGGTACGTCTAAGCCAATATTTTCCCGATACAAATAAAATAGGACAACTGGTACAGATCTCTGTCAGGTGTCCTTTTTTATTTGTATCGGGATGTAACAACCCGCTTAATGTGGCTGCTACTTTCCTTTTTCGTCACTATTTTCTTTGTCGTACTCGGTATTTAAGGCAGACAGCAATTCCCCTGTGATATCCAGGGTAGAATCCTTATAGTAAAAATTATCATTTTCATTGGTACCTACAATATAACTATAACCTTTTTCCTGGGCAAATTGCTTCAGGTATTGCTGAATCTTATTTCTGACCTTTTGTAGTTGGACGTCTCTTTCCATACTTAGGGATTGTCCCAGCCGTTGGATCTTATCTCTGTTTTTTCTGGAAAGCTCATCTATTTCTTTAGAGTAAGATATTTGCTCCGCCTGAGACATAGATGGGCCTTTTTGATTCGCTTCCTGGATTTTGGCATTCACTTCTTTTTGCAGGTCGTTGATCTGATCTTCTACTTGCTTGTTCTTTTTGATCAATGCCTCTTTGGCATCTTTCATATACTTGTAACTGTCATCAATAGAATCCATTTCGAAATAAGCGATGCGTTGTGCCTGTTGTGCGCCCCTTGCGGAATCTCTATGAGAGGCAGGACGGTCGCCGGCCGCCTTCGACTTTTTGCCAAAGTGCAGGAAAAACAAAATAATGACGGCAACGATCAGGACAATGTTAGATACAATAAAAAATTTCTTCATGCTGTTCAAATTTCTATGCTGATTTTCGGGCTTTGAGGTTTTCAAAACTTTCAGGTGTGAAAATACCAATTTCTGTATTAAAAAATGTTAAGCTGCCCCTTTTATTCTGGGAATGTTTACCCAAAATTAGATTTTCTCAGACGTGCATAAAATAAAAAAGCAGGAAACCGGCGAACCAGGGCTTCCTGCTTTTTAAAATTTATGAAGTGATTTATTCTTCTTCGTCGAAACTCATGGCTTCCCTGGCGGTAGCCAGTAGCTCATATTCTTCCTTGCTGCCAACGATCAGGTTCTCAAATTCATGTAAACCAGTACCGGCGGAAATCAAATGGCCGGTAATGACATTTTCTTTCAGACCGATCATCTCGTCAGATTTACCCTGAATGGCAGCAGAACTCAACACTTTGGTGGTTTCCTGGAAGGAGGCCGCTGAAATCCAGCTAGGCACACCCAGGGAAGCTTTTGTGATACCCAGCAGCACCGGATGAGCGGTGGCAGGCTGTGCATCTCTTACTTCTACCAGTTTCTTGTCTTCTCTGCGCAATAAAGAGTTTTCCTCTCTGAGTTCACGGACTCCCACGATCTGACCCGCTCTGAAGTTTTGGCTGTCACCGGCTTCAGTGACCACTTTTTTATCGAAGATCTTATCGTTTTCGTCATTGAATTCGAAGCGGTCCACCAGGTCATTATCCAGGAAGCGGGTATCTCCGGCATCCACAATTTCTACTTTTTTCATCATCTGCCGAACGATCACTTCAATGTGTTTATCGTTGATTTTAACCCCCTGCAGGCGATATACCTCCTGAATCTCGTTTACAACGTATTCCTGGACAGCATATGGTCCCTTGATAGACAGGATGTCAATCGGAGCAGTCTGGCCATCAGAAAGCGGCGTACCGGCTTTCACGAAATCACCATCCTGCACCAGGATCTGGCGGGTCAGCGGAACCAGGTATTTTTTCACGATACCGTCTTTAGCTTCAACCACGATCTCTCTGTTACCACGTTTGATATTACCGAAGGCTACCACACCGTCAATGGCAGAAACCACTGCCGGGTTACTTGGGTTACGTGCTTCGAAGAGCTCGGTAACACGGGGAAGACCCCCGGTGATATCCCCGCCCTTACGCATCGTACGTGGGATTTTAACGATAACCTGGCCGGCTCTGACTGTATCGCCTTCTTCTGCGGCCAGACGGCTGCCGGTAGGTAAGTTATATTCTTTCTGATCCTTTCCGTCGATGATGATGGAAGGCAGTTTTGTCTTATCCTTAGATTCGATGATGACTTTTTCACGGTGGCCGGTCTGGTCATCCGCTTCTTCACGGTAGGTGATACCGTCAATGATATTCTCAAACCCGATAGTACCTGCCTGTTCAGCAATGATTACGTTGTTGAATGGATCCCATGTACAAATTACATCACCTTTTTTAATCTTCTGGCCGTTTTTCACGTTCAGGGTAGAACCATAAGGGATATTATGTGTATTGAGCAGACGGTCATTTTCGACGTCAGAGATACGGATTTCACCGGTACGGCCGATAACGATCTCTACCTTGTCACCTTCATTGTTTTCTGTATGTACGGTACGCAGACCATCAAACTGCACGGTACCATCAAACTTCGCTAACAAAGAAGATTCAACGGA containing:
- a CDS encoding ATP-grasp domain-containing protein; amino-acid sequence: MNDTKKIGILFGQENSFPQAFIQRINDIGQGAYQAEAVLIDKVFQGMPTTYHVIVDRISHDVPFYRAFVKNAALQGTAVINNPFWWSADEKFFNNCLAEKIDIALPRTAILPSFELPEDTTKESFRNLAYPLDWDSIFGYVGFPAYMKPFAGGGWKSVYRVENTDHFFEVHKDTSRLVMLLQEEILFEEYYRCYCVGGKYVKTMGYDPRNPAHLRYQADFDPSPELLRRMENDVLKINQYLGYDFNTVEFAVRDGIPYAIDFCNPAPDADKNSVGEENFEWVVAHMARFAIEKAEDFKEGIDNLTWGKYLRRVISKEPLIS
- a CDS encoding YccF domain-containing protein → MNLIGNIIWLIFGGLIVALEYMIGGIILCLTVIGIPFGIQNFKIGMATLAPFGLKIVDRAAQKGQAPGCLTTALNILWIFCGGIWIALTHLVFGLVLCITIIGIPFGKQHFKLMGLCLMPFGKALV
- a CDS encoding GNAT family N-acetyltransferase; the encoded protein is MIIPSIQLHPSRQEDLNRFFVFQLDDAAGKMAAFMPKDHTDKAAYMEKYTKLLIDPTINMQTIFIDDNIIGSISKFEMEGHAEITYWIDRKYWGKGIATRALERFLALEKIRPIYGRTAFDNIGSQKVLQHNGFKQIGSDTGYANARQAEIQEFIYRLD
- a CDS encoding carboxylate-amine ligase yields the protein MNLAQFTIGIEEEYMIIDPQTFELKSHQNRIVEKTELALEGKVKAEMHQAVVEVGTSICKNVEEARQDIRQLRTTIAGIAASEQLLAGASGTHPFSLWHKQSITENPRYHEIVNEMQDAARSNLIFGMHVHIGIESREMAIHIANSVRYFLPHIYALSTNSPFWEGRNTGFKSYRSKVFDKFPRTGIPDFFESIEEYDNYIKVLVKTNCIDNAKKIWWDLRVHPVYNTIEFRVCDVALTTDECISLAALFQAVCAKLYKLRTQNMNYMIYKRFLINENKWRASRYGLDGLLIDFGKEVEVPVRLLIGELLEFIDDVVDELGSRKAIADVEKILREGTGADKQLNIFQQTGRLEDVVKFVTDEFLK
- a CDS encoding glycoside hydrolase family 2 TIM barrel-domain containing protein; amino-acid sequence: MKKSLQMLSGIGLLLATAITSQAQSTRVSFDNDWQIQLDTANVYDPVKLAGQPWKTVQLPHDWSIEQPFDPYSPSGNGGAALRGGTAMYKKEFTVPASDKGKHLFIDFDGVYMNSTVWINGHELGTRPNGYISFQYELTPYLKFGAKNEIKVLVHNHQPNSRWYSGSGIYRNVWLEKKGNVYVDQYGTYITTPQVSARQATLNVQVKVKNTLNRTVPVEVKTVIFDDEKRVVKILTDQFSLKADQMLERSKETAIAAPKLWNLAFPHLYKAVTEIYLKGRKEDTYTTTFGIRSFHFDREKGFYLNGKSVKIIGVCMHHDLGALGTAVNYRAMERQLQILKDMGINGIRTSHNPPAPEWLELCDKMGFIVMDEAFDMWKWKKNVYDYHLYWDQWHHKDLVDQVLRDRNHPSVFMWSIGNEIPEQGGGDKDTLGRAITRELTAIVDSLDHHPTTSAMNDPRHDNNIAGTGALGLIGVNYHHQGWAKLPEEFPGQKFILTETVSSLQSRGEYLMPSDSIRRWSGFSKEKNGGTPEYTCSAYDNSSAPWGSTHEETLKPLLKYPYLSGMYIWTGFDYLGEPTPYPFPARSSYFGIVDLAGFPKDVYYLYQSLFTDKDVLHIFPHWNWQPGQKIDIWAYYNHADEVELLLNGKSLGTRKKTGDALHVQWDSIAYVPGTLKAISRKNGKVVKVTEVHTAGAAYKLIATADRSRIDADGHDLSFVKIQVVDQKGNLVPDADHLLHFTLNGDGEIAALDNGNETDLTPFSDKEARKAYNGLALAIVKAHTHKSKLTLTVTGEGLQPATVEIDVQ
- a CDS encoding type 1 glutamine amidotransferase, yielding MLMQATQTTKINIAVLDLNNGVPNQGLRCILNILQQYQNEHQLPFDITVFDVRQKDEVPDSSFDIYISSGGPGSPFDEEGWQWEHKYFDLINQLYYFNTQAAEEQKKHVFFICHSFQLACRFFKIGKVCKRKSTSFGVFPMHKIWGGLHEPLFELLPEPFYAVDSRDYQVIQPDFNQLNSMGATVLALEKERPHIPLERAIMAVRFSPEMIGTQFHPEADAISMRDHLLKDINKARVIEEHGEAKYWDMLDKLDDPDKILLTQKIILPAFLDQALEKKTVASTV
- a CDS encoding esterase family protein codes for the protein MAHQKQARQKNKNVKEAYHKWYSPNLQEEAELLVFGYAGRPVILFATSMGRYYEAKDRGLIGSVQWFIDNGDITVYCPGNIDHRSWYDKDLHPADRAIEQQKYDQFILEEVYSRATAETGRKQVITAGCSFGGYHAANFGFRHPDITDTVISMSGIFDIASHTDGFENDTIYYNNPMAFLRDDNRPELWAQRVILGTTWSDICLEQNQRMAGILENKKMLHWLDIRGDQPHDWPVWKQMFPHYISITL
- a CDS encoding OmpH family outer membrane protein — its product is MKKFFIVSNIVLIVAVIILFFLHFGKKSKAAGDRPASHRDSARGAQQAQRIAYFEMDSIDDSYKYMKDAKEALIKKNKQVEDQINDLQKEVNAKIQEANQKGPSMSQAEQISYSKEIDELSRKNRDKIQRLGQSLSMERDVQLQKVRNKIQQYLKQFAQEKGYSYIVGTNENDNFYYKDSTLDITGELLSALNTEYDKENSDEKGK